One part of the Amphiura filiformis chromosome 5, Afil_fr2py, whole genome shotgun sequence genome encodes these proteins:
- the LOC140152354 gene encoding uncharacterized protein, giving the protein MSSITKEFDTRAKKTRPKLSLKLPSLRSRSSSSPLRSNLRRIKEENDKGKASSSEESSDDSYDSEEEMKKYQRGGRRRSLSTSNIDDIRSDESGDENTERKQRGHSLSSSGTNKTRPDSPTVPPLLSPRSCLRRSQSARRRSTSMSDVEEILNQVQAMHVHFSPDTVDLPERDCKYREYCERKLGLKGFAKPNLKHEMHKQHMKQMKKVNLSDYMSSPNKGYNSGPVFSPMAGGGAMMMM; this is encoded by the exons ATGTCTTCCATTACAAAAGAATTTGACACTAGAGCAAAGAAAACCAGACCTAAATTGAGTTTGAAACTTCCGTCGCTACGTAGTCGCAGCAGTAGCAGTCCTCTT CGCAGTAATCTGAGGAGAATTAAAGAAGAGAATGATAAGGGCAAGGCTAGTAGTTCAGAGGAATCATCAGATGATAGCTATGATAGTGAAGAAGAGATGAAAAAATATCAGAGAGGAGGTCGAAGAAGATCTCTAAGTACATCTAATATTGATGATATACGAAGTGATGAAAGCGGTGATGAGAATACCGAGAGAAAGCAAAGAGGCCATTCTCTGAGTTCATCAGGAACAAATAAAACAAGACCAGATTCCCCAACGGTGCCACCTCTTCTGTCTCCTAGATCTTGCTTGAGGAGATCACAAAGCGCTAGACGACGCTCAACTTCCATGTCGGATGTGGAAGAAATTCTAAACCAGGTGCAGGCTATGCATGTTCATTTCTCACCGGATACGGTCGACCTACCTGAGCGTGATTGCAAGTACAGGGAATATTGCGAGAGGAAATTGGGGCTCAAAGGATTTGCTAAACCAAACTTGAAGCATGAAATGCATAAACAGCACATG AAACAAATGAAGAAGGTCAACTTGTCAGATTACATGTCCAGCCCAAACAAAGGTTACAACAGTGGTCCAGTGTTCTCCCCAATGGCAGGAGGTGGtgcaatgatgatgatgtga